Part of the Lysobacter enzymogenes genome is shown below.
TGCACGAGCTGGTCGCCTTCTTCGGCCTGGGCGCGTTGCTGGAGCTGCTGGCCGCCGACGGCTACCGGGCCCTGCTCAGCGGCGCGGGCGTCAAGGCGCTGCTGTTTCCGGTGATCCCGATCCTGCTGGTCTACGAACTGCTGCGCGCGGCGGTCCAGCGCAAGTTCCGGCTCGAGGACTACAAGATCCCGTTCCTGACCCTGGTCGCCAACCGCCTGATCGGCGCGGTGCTGAGCTTCGGCATGGTCGCGCTGTGCATCGCGCTGTTGCAGCCGCTGGCGCTGTTCCAGGTCGAGCTCAGCGGCTGGGGGCTGCTGTACGGCTACGTGGTGTGGGAGTTCGCCCACTTCGTCTACCACTACCTGGCGCACAAGGTGCGGTTGCTGTGGTGCCTGCATTCGACCCACCACGCGCCGACCGCGATGAACCTGTCGGTCAACTACGCGCATCTGTTCCTGGAAGCGCCGTACGCCGACATCGTGCGCACCAGCATCTGCATCCTGGCCGGGGTCAGCCCGCCGCTGTTGCTGCTGATCATGCTGATCGACGGCTTCTGGGGGCAGTTCATCCATCTGGGCGAGCACGCGCTCAAGGACGGGCGGCTGGGCCGGCTGCACCGCTGGATCCTCACGCCCGCGCACCATCGCGTCCATCACGCGCGCAATCCGCTGTACATGGACACCAACTTCTGCAACCTGCTGAACCTGTGGGACCGCGTGTTCGGCACGTATCAGCCGCAGCGCGAGGACATCCGCATCGAGTACGGCATCACCCGGCCGATGAAGCCCGGCAGTTTTCTCGACGCGTACCTGGGCGAGTTCCACGCGCTGCTGCGCGACGTGATCGCCGCGCCGGGCCTGCGCAACAAGCTGCGCTACCTGCTGATGCCGCCGGGCTGGAGCCACGACGGGCGCTACAAGACCGCACTGGAGAGCAAACGCGAATGGCTGGCGCAACGGCAGGGAACGGCATGAAACGAACGATGGCGGCGATGGTGTCGATGGCGCTGATCGCGCTGGCCTTGAACGCCTCGGCCGCGGAAAACTTCGCCTTGCATCGGCCGACGACGGGCTCGCCGATCTGCAAGCCGGGCGAGGAAGCGGTCAAGGCCGTCGACGGCCGCCTGAGCAGCAAGACCGAACACAAGTTCTGCACGCTGCAGCGGCCGGCGTGGTTGCAGGTCGACCTGCAAGCGCGCCGGCAGGTGCGCGAGATCGTGCTCAAGCACGCCGGCGCGGGCGGCGAGCCGGCGGCGATGAACACCCGCGCCTACACCGTGTCCTTGTCCGAAGACGGCAAGCGGTGGCGGCAGGTCGTCGCGGTACGCGACAACCGCGACGACGTGCGCACGCACGCGATCGCGCCGGCCTGGGCGCGCTACGTGCGGCTGGAGGTCAGCCAGCCGGCGCAGGATCCGGCCGATCCGGCGACGCGGCTGTACGAGATCGAAGTGCGCTGAGCGGGTTCGGTGCGGTGGTGGGGAAGGGCCTTCAGGCGCGATGCTTTTCGATCCGACGCGATGGACCGACCAGCGACCTGAGCCGAAAGCTTCGGCGCTGAAGTCCGTTCCGCAACCGCCTGGGGCCGACCCTAGCTCGGGTCCGCGCTAGCTTGGCCGCGGCCATACCTGTGCGTATCCAGGAACCTCGATTCCATTCGCGCAGGTTCCGCTCATGTCCGTACAGCTCGACGCCACCCGCCCCGCGCCGCCGCCGCAGGCCGATGCTTACTGGGACAACCCGGCCGCGTCCGACCCGAACCGGCAGGTGACGCCCGAGCCGATGGCGCTGTTCGCCGCGCCCGCGCCGACCGCGAGCCTCGCCGCCGACGGCACGGTCGAGATCGACGGCGGCGCGACCAACCCGCAGCAACGCACCCAGGGCAGCACGCCCGACGGCAAACCGGTGCAGATCGATCCGCTGCACGACGGCGGCGAAGTGTCGATCTCGCGCGAACGCACCCTCGCCGACGCCGGCGGCGGCCGCCAGTACGTCAGCGCCGACCAGATCGTGCTGACCACCGGCGGCAAGAACGACGACGTGCGGGTGACCCAGCGCGACGACGGCACCCTCGATGTCGGCGTCAACGGCGAGCGATACGCGCTGCGCCTGACCGAGAACCAGGAACTGACCCTGCGCAGCGGCGACGGCAACGACGTCATCACCGTCGCGCCGAACGTCAAGGTCAATATCGTGGTCGATGCCGGCGCCGGCGACGATACGGTGACCACCGGCGCCGGCAACGACCGCGTCGACGGCGGCCTCGGCAACGACCGCATCAGCACCGGCGCGGGCCGCGACGACCTGTTCGGCAACAGCGGCGACGACATCCTCGACGCCGGCGCCGGCGACGACGTGGTCTACGGCGGCGACGGCGCCGACTGCCTGCTCGGCGGCGACGGCGTCGATTTCCTCGAAGGCGGGCGCGGCAACGACGAACTCGACGGCGGCGCCGGCCACGACATGCTGTCCGGCGGCCTCGACGACGACACCTTGCGCGGCGGCCAGGGCGACGATGCGGTCTACACCGGCGCCGGCAAGGACACGGTCGACAACCAGTCCGGCAACGACACCGTGTACGCGCAGAGCGCGATGGACCTGATCAACGCCAACGGCGGCGCGCGCAACACCGTGGTCAACGTCGAGATCGGCGCGGCCAAGGGCGTGACCATCGAAGGCTCCGACGCGTTCAAGCAGCGCGTCGGCGCCGAGATCGATTTCCTGCGCAGCTCGCCGAACGGCCAGCGCATGCTCGCCGAATTCGACCAAGCCGCCGCGCGCGGCAACAGCGTGACCATCAAGGAACTGGCCAACGAGCAGAACGGCTACGCCCAGACCTTCAGCAACGACGCCGACATCGTCAACGGCAGGCCGGGTCAGGGCGGCGACGTGCAGATCAGCTACAACCCGTCGTTCCACATGGCCGAATTCCCGGCGCCGGCGGTGGTGCTGTACCACGAGATGTCGCACGCCTACAACGGCGTCAACGGCACGTTCCAGCAGGGCACGTATCGCGGCACCGGGCCGGACGACGGCCAGGTGCCCAACGCCGAACGCCAGGCGGTGGGGCTGGAGACCAGCGCGCCGGCCTACGACTTCGACGGCGACCCGAACACGCCCAAGACCACGGCCAATCCCGACCACCTCACCGAGAATGGTTTGCGCGCCGAACTCGGATTGCCGGACCGGCCGAGCTACAGCCTGTAACCGCGCCGCTGCGGTTCGCAGCGCGCAACCTTGGGGATCGAAGGCAGCCCGCGCGCATCGCGGGCTGCCTTCGCACAGGCCATGGGGCAGGGGCCCTCGCCAGCGGGAAGGAGCCGAGGCCGCAGCCGACGCCTCCGTGGGACGGATTTCAGTCCCGATGCTTTCCTTCCCGGTGTGGCCTCAGCGCACCAACGCGTCCAACTCCGCGGGCTCGAACGCGATCGCGCTGCGCGCGCCGGTATCGGCCAGGATCTTGCGCGCGATCAGTTCGCTGGTCGGCGCCAGCACGCTGAAGTGATCCGTGCGCGGCACCAGGTACCAATGCGCCAGCGGGTTGCGGTTGGCCCGGCGCATCGCCTGCAGGGCTTCGAAGTTGCTGTCGTGGTCGCCTTCGAACGCGAACACCGGGCTGCGGATCGACTCCAGCCAGTACCCCGGCGAACGCAGGCGCCGTTGTTCTTCGGTCAGGCCCGCGGGCACGAAGCGCCCGCCGTAGCCGGCGACATCGTCGGTCGGACCGAACGCGAACACCGCGCGGAAGCGCGCATCGCTCTGCGCCACCAGCAGCGCCAGGGTGCCGCCGGTGCTGTGGCCGCCGAGATAGATGCGCTGCGGGTCGACGTAATCGAGCTTGGCCAGATAATCGGCCGCGGCGAGTACGTCGCGCACTTCGCCGTAGAAGCCTTCGCGCAGGCCCGGGTTGTCGTTGCCGCCGCGCAGCGAGGGATACATCACCACGATGCCGGCCTGGCGCAGGGCCGCGGCGCTCTGATCGTTGTCGCGCGATTGCGGGCTCCATACATCGCCGAGCGTGTTGCTGTCGCCGCCGGTGAGCCAAACGATCGCCGGATGCTTGCCCGGCTGCGCCGGACGCGGCGTCAGGTAGGCGGCCAGTTCGCCGGGTTCGGCGCGGTAATGCACCAACTGCAGCACGCCAGGCGGCGGCGCAGGAACGGCGCTGCCCTCTTGCGTGCCGCGCGCGGTTTCGGCCGGCGCCGCGGCGCGCGCGGCGGTCAGGTCGGCGCCGTCGTTGGCGTTGGCGGTCGGGGCCTGGGAGCAGGCGGCGAGCGCGGCGAACAACAGTAAAGGCAACAACGGAAGGCGCATCGCAGCGGTCCTTGCTAGAGAAGGGCGCTAGTGTGCGCCAAAGCGCGACCGTGCGCGCAAAAGAAAACGGCGGCCCAGGGCCGCCGTTTTCGTTCGACGCAATGATTTACTCGACGCTGACTTCGACCCGCCGCGCTTCCCGGGCGTCGCCGCCGCCTTCGGTCACCGCCGGCTTGTCGAGTTCGATGCGCTCGCTGGCGATGCCTTGTTCCTGCAGCCACTGCTTGACCGCCTGCGCGCGCTGCTTGGCCAGTTCGGCATTGGTCGCGGCGCTGCCGGACTCGTCGTGGAAGCCGGAGATGCGCGCCTTGGCGTCGGCCTTGGCCTGCAGCGCCTGGAGCACGCCGCCGAGATCGCCGGCGGCGGTCTGCGGCAACTGCGAGGAGCCCAGGTCGAAGTAGAGCTTGACGTGGTCGCTCGCGGGCAAGGCGCTGTCTGCGTTGCCCGTGCCGGCCGCGTCGGCCGCGCCGGCCGAAATCGCGCTGCTGGCGGCGGAAGCGCCCGCCGCCGATGCCGCGTCCGCGCTGGCTTGGGCGTCGTGCGCCGCGGCCGTGGCGACGGCCGCCTGCGCCGCGACCTCGTCCTGCCCGCGCACGTCGCCGACCGGCAGCAACGGCACCAGCAGCAGCGCGACGATGTTGATGATCTTGATCAGCGGATTGATCGCCGGGCCGGCGGTGTCCTTGTACGGGTCGCCGACGGTGTCGCCGGTGACCGCGGCCTTGTGCGCTTCCGAACCCTTGCCGCCGTGGTGGCCGTCCTCGATGTACTTCTTGGCGTTGTCCCAGGCGCCGCCGCCGGTGGTCATCGAGATCGCGACGAAGATGCCGGTGACGATGGTGCCGATCAGCAGGCCGCCGAGCGCTTTCGGGCCGAGCAGCAGGCCGACCACGACCGGCACCGCGACCGGCAGCAGCGACGGCACGATCATTTCCTTGATCGCCGACTTGGTCAGCATGTCCACCGCCTTGTCGTACTGCGGCTTGCCGGTGCCTTCCATGATCCCGGCGATGTCGCGGAACTGGCGCCGCACTTCCTCGACCACCGCGCCGGCCGCGCGGCCGACCGCTTCCATCGCCATCGCGCCGAACAGGTACGGGATCAGGCCGCCGATCAGCAGGCCGATGATGACCATGTGGTCGGACAGGTCGAACGCGAACAGCTTGCCCGGATGCGCGGTCTGCAGGTTGTGGGTGTAGTCGGCGAACAGCACCAGCGCGGCCAGCGCGGCCGAGCCGATGGCGTAGCCCTTGGTCACCGCCTTGGTGGTGTTGCCGACCGCGTCGAGCGGGTCGGTGATGTCGCGGATCTCCGGCGGCAGCTCGGCCATCTCGGCGATGCCGCCGGCGTTGTCGGTGATCGGGCCGTAGGCGTCGAGCGCGACGATCATGCCGGCCATCGACAGCATCGAGGTCGCGGCGATGGCGATGCCGTACAGCCCGCCGAGCGCGTGCGCGCCCCAGATCGCCAGACACACCGCGATCACCGGCAGCGCGGTCGACTTCATCGACACGCCAAGGCCGGCGATGATGTTGGTGCCGTGGCCGGTGGTGGAGGCCTGCGCGACGTGCTTGACCGGGCCGTACTGGGTGCCGGTGTAGTACTCGGTGATCCACACGATCGCGCCGGTCAGGACCAGGCCGATCAGCGCGCACCAGTACAGGTTCATCGGGCCGACGCTGGTGTCGCGCATCAGTTCGGTGGTGATCGGGTAGAACGCGATCGCCGCCAGCACCGCCGACACGATCACGCCCTTGTACAGCGCGCCCATGATCGAGCCGCCGGCCTTAACCTTCACGAAGAACGCGCCGATGATCGAGGCGATGATCGACACGCCGCCGAGCACCAGCGGGTACAGCACGCCGTTGGCGCCGACCGTGCTCGCCATCAGGCCGCCGAGCAGCATCGTCGCGATGACCGTGACCGCATAGGTTTCGAACAGGTCCGCGGCCATGCCGGCGCAGTCGCCGACGTTGTCGCCGACGTTGTCGGCGATCACCGCCGGGTTGCGCGGGTCGTCTTCGGGGATGCCGGCTTCGACCTTGCCGACCAGGTCGGCGCCGACGTCGGCGCCCTTGGTGAAGATGCCGCCGCCCAGGCGTGCGAAGATCGAGATCAGCGACGAGCCGAACGCCAGGCCGACCAGCGCGTGCAGCGCTTTCTCGCCGGTGACGCCGAGCTTGGCCAGCACCAGCCAGTAGCCGGCCACGCCGAGCAGGCCCAGGCCGACCACCAGCATGCCGGTGATCGCGCCGCCGCGGAACGCCACGTCCATCGCCGGGCCCATGCCCTTGCGCGCGGCTTCGGCGGTGCGCACGTTGGCGCGCACCGACACGTTCATGCCGATGTAGCCGGCGGCGCCGGACAGCACCGCGCCGAGCAGGAAGCCGATCGCGGTATGCCAGTTGAGGAACAGCCCGATCAGTACGAACAACACCGCGCCGGCGACGGCGATGGTGGTGTATTGGCGATTGAGATAGGCGCGCGCGCCTTCCTGGATCGCGCCGGCGATCTCCTGCATGCGTTGGTTGCCGGCGGGTTGTGCGCTGATCCAGCGCGCGGACACGATGCCGTAAAGGATCGCGATGACGGCGCAGCCTAGCGCCAGGATCAAACCGTACTGCTCCAGCATGAAACCCCTCCCCTAGTGGAAAAGCGGACATCACGGGACAACGGATTCGACTTGTGCCGCGAGCGGTCGTGGACCGGTGTTCCGCGGATCGCGTTCGCGCGCCGGACGTGTTGCATCGCAGCGTGGCCGTGCTGCGAACACGGCGCGAACCGACTATCGCATAGGGGCTGTGCCGGCGAAACCGGGCCTGCGGCAACGGTCGCGCCGATGCGCGCGGCGTCGGCGGGGCTGCGACTCCAGTCACGGAACCCGTGCGTTTCCTTCCCGGCTTCGGCCCGCGCCGGCGCTTGACTCGGCGGGGCGTTGCGCGAAGCGCGAAGCCCGCGCGCATGTTGCGCAGCCGCAACGCCGCGCGCGCGGCGTTCGCGTGCGGGCCGCGGCGCCTGCGTCGGTTTGACACGACGCGCGTGCCGGCACTTAGATCGAAGCGCGCGACCGCAGTGGCGGCGCGCGGCAAGGGATGCGGGCCGCGGGGGCGGTCGAGGGGCGAGTGGAGCGCCCGGCACGGGCTATCGCATTCATTCGCGCCGCGCGGCCGCTGTGATCCGACTCGCGCACTCGCGTTGCATCCGGGGCGGCGCCTTCCGGCGCCGTGGCGTCGCCCCGAGTCATCCACAGGCGCCGATCCAGTCCGACCAAGGAGAGTCACATGAGCAAGAAGCTGATGGCCGCGTGCGTGTTCGTATTCGGCATGGGCCTGGGCGTGAGCGCGTTCGCCGGCGGCGCCAGCATCACCGAGGAAATGGCCCAGTGCATTTACCAGTGCAAGCTCGGCGGCGGCACCCAGGCCGCTTGCTGGGCCTGCTGCGTGAACAAGAAGTGCGTGATCCCCGAACCGATCGAGTAAGGCGGGCGCGGGACGCGGCGAGCCGCGTCCCGCTTCGGTTCGGTCGACGCGGTTTGCCGCCTCCCGCTTCGGCCCGAGCGATGCGTTTTGCCGCACCCCGCTTCGGTTCGGTCGCGAGGTATGCCGTCTCCGGCTGCGGTTCTGGCTCGCCGGTTCGCCGCCTCCCGTTTCGATTCAGGCGACGTGGCTGGCCTCATCGTGCTTGGCGACGGCGCAGGGTCGCGGGTGAAGTGAGTGTTCAGCCTGCCCGTGCGAGGCTGCCCCCCGCCCCGCAACCGGAGTCGCGCCATGCGCAGACTGTCGCTGTTTTCCGCCGCCGCGCTGGCCGTGCTGGCCGCGCCCGCCGCCGTCGCGGCGGATCCTGCTCCCGAAATCCAGCGAGCGGCCACCGCGCCGCCGCAGCCGGCCGGCAGCGTGCACACCCTGCGCCAGATCCCCGAGGCCTGCGCGCGCCTGGAAGGCATGTTCACCGGCGACGCGGCGCAGCCGTACAAGTTCGCGGTGGTGCGCTCCAGCCCCAATTGCCAGCCGCGCGCGCGCTTCGTCGATGCGGCCAAGGCGCAGCCGTCGGAAGCGGCGGGCTGGAAGTTCAACGATCTGATCCGCGTGCCCAGCGCCGCCTGCCCGCAACAGCAGGCGGTGGTGCGGGTCTGGCGCAAGCCGGCCGCGGTGGCGCCGCCGCAGCTCGACGCGCAAGGCCGCGCGCGCCTGTACCTGCAGGACGAAAAGGCCCGCGCCGAAGCGGCCAAGCTGGCCCAGGTGCCGATGTTCGCCGCCGCGATGACGGTCGAAGGCAAGGCCTGCGGCGGCTGAGCGCCGCGCCGGGCCGTCGGCGCGGTCCGCCGGTCGCGCAAAAAGACGAAAGGGCCGCTCGCGCGGCCCTTTCGCTGTGTTGCGGATGCGCGAAGCGGCTCAGCGCACGCCGACGCAGTCCTTGAGCTCGACCACGAAGTCGGTGTCGTTGTACTCGTCGAACACGCCGGTCAGCTGGATGCGGTCGTTGGCCCGCAGGGTCAGCGCATAGGCCTTCTGGTCCGGACGCAGCAGGCAGCGCACGCGGGTTTCGAACAGGCGGCGGTCGCTGTCGGCCAGGCCCGGGATCAGCGAGGTGGTGGCCTGGAAGGTCACGTAGTACTTGCCGCTCTTGCCGTCGCTGACGCCGGCGTTGGTGCCCTTGACCGTGTACACGCGGCCCTTGTAGCGGTCGGCGACGACGGCGGCGTTTTCCTTGGCCTGGGTTTCGATTTCCTTGGCCAGCTGCGGCGCGCCGATCACGATCGGCAGGGCCTTCGGCGCGGCCGAGCGCGGCGGCGCGGTCTTGCCGGGCTGCAGCGTGCCGATCATGTCGCAGATGTTCTTCTTGATCGTGTCGGGATGGCCGAACGCGCCGCGGCGCAGCTTCAGCGTCGCGGTCACGGTGCCGGCGGCGTCGGCGGTGATCTGCAGCGGCAGCGGGCGGCTCATCGCGGTGGACGGCTCCTCCAGCACCAGGCTGCCGCCGACGGTGTCCTCGCTGAGCACGGCCATGTTGCGGGCGATGCCGGCGTTGCGGACCTGGCCGATCGCGCTGGCGATCGAAAGCCCCTTCACCGTGTTCGAGGTGAAGTACTCGGTGCCGGTGATCGCATTGCCCTTTTTGACGAAGTTGTCTTCGCACTGGCCCGCGACGGCCGAGACGGAGGGGATCAACAGCAACAACGGAACCAGAAACCTGCCTTTCATGAAGGACTCCCTGTAATGACTGAAGCGTGCGTCCCTGCGCCCTGATCCCGCACGAACGCTTGCGGCGGCAGATTGCCGCAATCGGGTGGGCGGTTCAACGTTTTTCGGTTGGCCGCGGCGGCCCGGACCGGGCATTGGCGACGTGGCGCACAGATGCGCGGCGGGCGCGGCCGGGCCGGGGCGTCCCGGCGGTGCCCGCGGCAACCGGCGCGGCACCGCCCGCGCGGCGGGCCCGCGCCGCTTCAGCCGCTGGCGGCGCCGCCGCAATCCGGGTCGAGGTCGTAGCGGCGCTGCATTTCCTCCGGCTCCAGCGCCTCGATGCTGTGGCCGATGTTCCAGCGGTGGCCGAACGGGTCGATCACCGTGCCCGAGCGCTCGCCGTAGAAATGATCGCGCGGCGCCATCGCCAGCTGCGCGCCGGCGGCGACCGCGCGGCCGACCACGTCGTCGGCGTCGTCCACGTGCAGGTGCAGGGTGTGGCTGTGGCCGGCGCAGGCGACCGGGCCGCGGATGTCGACCTCGGGGAATTCCTCGCACAGCATCAAGGTGGTGCCGCCCAGTTCGAGCTCGACGTGGCCGATGCGCCCGCCGGGTTCGACCAGGCGGAATTTCTCGGTCGCGTCGAACACCTTGCAATAGAACTCCACCGCGGCCTGGGCGTCGCCGACGCAGAGATAGGAAAACAGTTCGTGCACGGCCATGACGGGCTCCGGGGATGAGGTGTGCGCAGTCTCGGCGCGCGGGTGCCGCTGCGTATTGGACGAAATTTACCTCGTTGCGCTGCCGGGTTGCCCCCTGTAGGAGCGGCGCGAGCCGCGACTGCGCAGCATCCGTTCGCGCCGCATGCTTCGGCTCGCGGCGGTTGTCGCGGCAGCGCGGCGCGCGGCGGTTCTCGTCGTAAGCGTGATGTCGCGGTCGCGGCTTGCGCCGCTCCTACAGGGGCTGCGGATCGCCGATCGGCAGGTGGTGCGGCGAGGCCGCCGCGGCGGCCAGATACGCGCGCGGCGACACGCCGGCGAATTCGCGGAATTCGCGGATCAAATGCGATTGGTCGAAATACCCGCCGTCCAGCGCCAGTTGCGCCCAGTCCGGCCGCGGCGTCGCCGTCAGCGCGCGCAGCAGGCGCTTGAACCGCTGCACCCGCGCGTAGCGTTTCGGGCTCAGGCCGGCGGCGTCGCGGAAGCCGGCGATGAAACGCCGGTGGCTGCGCCCGCTGGCCGCGACCAAGGCGGCGACACGGCTGTCCTCGTCGTCGCGCCACGGCGCGGCGACGCCTTCGAGCAGGCGCACCGCGCGCACGATCTGCGGGTCCAGCCCGCGCACCGGCCGCAGCCGCGCGCCGAGGAAGGCCTCGAACGCGCGCCGCCGCCGCAGCGGATCGGCATCCGCGGCGAGGCGTTCGTACAACTCGCCGGCCGCGCCGGCGCCGCACAACTCGTCCAGGCCGACGTGGCGGCCTTCCAGTTCCGCCGCCGACACCCCGAACAGCGCCAGCGCCGCGCCCGGCCGCAGCACCGCGCCGACCGAGGCGGCCGGCTGCGCGGTGTCCTTGATGCAGTAGCCGGCGCGCGCGCCGGCCAGCACCGCCGGACCGTGGCCGCGGCCGACGGCGTCGCCGGCATCGGCGTACAGGCGCAACGGCGGCCCGTCCAGGCGCACCGCCAGATGCGCGGCGCCGCTCGGCAGCGAGTGCTCGCGCGCATGCGCGGGCGGCGCGGACGGCCGCGCGCAGACCCAGACCGTCTCGATCCAGGGCCGCAACGGCGGCAGCCACGGCGCGCCCGCGGACACGGCGGCGCCCTCAGCCCTCGAACGGCGGCAGCTTGGGCTTCACCGCCGCGTTCTTCAGCGTCACGTACTGCGGCAGCCCGTCGCGCCCGAACGGCGGCGGCGCCTCGCCGCGGATCAGCGGCTCCATGTACTTGCGCGCCGCCGCGGTGATGCCGTAGCCGTCCTTGCGGATGAAGCCCGCCGGCATCTTCTTTTCGCGGTTGGCGATGCTCGACAGCGGCGCCGCTTCGATCTTCCAACGGTACGGCGCATCGGAACTGCGCACGATCACCGGCATCACCGAGTTCATGCCCTTGAGCGCGTATTCCACCGCCGCCTTGCCGACCGCGCGCGCCTGCTCGACGTCGGTCTTCGACGCCAGATGCCGGGCCGAACGCTGCAGGTAA
Proteins encoded:
- a CDS encoding sterol desaturase family protein, whose protein sequence is MDLGPQALHELVAFFGLGALLELLAADGYRALLSGAGVKALLFPVIPILLVYELLRAAVQRKFRLEDYKIPFLTLVANRLIGAVLSFGMVALCIALLQPLALFQVELSGWGLLYGYVVWEFAHFVYHYLAHKVRLLWCLHSTHHAPTAMNLSVNYAHLFLEAPYADIVRTSICILAGVSPPLLLLIMLIDGFWGQFIHLGEHALKDGRLGRLHRWILTPAHHRVHHARNPLYMDTNFCNLLNLWDRVFGTYQPQREDIRIEYGITRPMKPGSFLDAYLGEFHALLRDVIAAPGLRNKLRYLLMPPGWSHDGRYKTALESKREWLAQRQGTA
- a CDS encoding discoidin domain-containing protein, whose translation is MKRTMAAMVSMALIALALNASAAENFALHRPTTGSPICKPGEEAVKAVDGRLSSKTEHKFCTLQRPAWLQVDLQARRQVREIVLKHAGAGGEPAAMNTRAYTVSLSEDGKRWRQVVAVRDNRDDVRTHAIAPAWARYVRLEVSQPAQDPADPATRLYEIEVR
- a CDS encoding M91 family zinc metallopeptidase, with amino-acid sequence MSVQLDATRPAPPPQADAYWDNPAASDPNRQVTPEPMALFAAPAPTASLAADGTVEIDGGATNPQQRTQGSTPDGKPVQIDPLHDGGEVSISRERTLADAGGGRQYVSADQIVLTTGGKNDDVRVTQRDDGTLDVGVNGERYALRLTENQELTLRSGDGNDVITVAPNVKVNIVVDAGAGDDTVTTGAGNDRVDGGLGNDRISTGAGRDDLFGNSGDDILDAGAGDDVVYGGDGADCLLGGDGVDFLEGGRGNDELDGGAGHDMLSGGLDDDTLRGGQGDDAVYTGAGKDTVDNQSGNDTVYAQSAMDLINANGGARNTVVNVEIGAAKGVTIEGSDAFKQRVGAEIDFLRSSPNGQRMLAEFDQAAARGNSVTIKELANEQNGYAQTFSNDADIVNGRPGQGGDVQISYNPSFHMAEFPAPAVVLYHEMSHAYNGVNGTFQQGTYRGTGPDDGQVPNAERQAVGLETSAPAYDFDGDPNTPKTTANPDHLTENGLRAELGLPDRPSYSL
- a CDS encoding alpha/beta hydrolase family protein, encoding MRLPLLPLLLFAALAACSQAPTANANDGADLTAARAAAPAETARGTQEGSAVPAPPPGVLQLVHYRAEPGELAAYLTPRPAQPGKHPAIVWLTGGDSNTLGDVWSPQSRDNDQSAAALRQAGIVVMYPSLRGGNDNPGLREGFYGEVRDVLAAADYLAKLDYVDPQRIYLGGHSTGGTLALLVAQSDARFRAVFAFGPTDDVAGYGGRFVPAGLTEEQRRLRSPGYWLESIRSPVFAFEGDHDSNFEALQAMRRANRNPLAHWYLVPRTDHFSVLAPTSELIARKILADTGARSAIAFEPAELDALVR
- a CDS encoding OmpA family protein; the encoded protein is MPLLPVGDVRGQDEVAAQAAVATAAAHDAQASADAASAAGASAASSAISAGAADAAGTGNADSALPASDHVKLYFDLGSSQLPQTAAGDLGGVLQALQAKADAKARISGFHDESGSAATNAELAKQRAQAVKQWLQEQGIASERIELDKPAVTEGGGDAREARRVEVSVE
- a CDS encoding VOC family protein, which produces MAVHELFSYLCVGDAQAAVEFYCKVFDATEKFRLVEPGGRIGHVELELGGTTLMLCEEFPEVDIRGPVACAGHSHTLHLHVDDADDVVGRAVAAGAQLAMAPRDHFYGERSGTVIDPFGHRWNIGHSIEALEPEEMQRRYDLDPDCGGAASG
- a CDS encoding AraC family transcriptional regulator; the protein is MSAGAPWLPPLRPWIETVWVCARPSAPPAHAREHSLPSGAAHLAVRLDGPPLRLYADAGDAVGRGHGPAVLAGARAGYCIKDTAQPAASVGAVLRPGAALALFGVSAAELEGRHVGLDELCGAGAAGELYERLAADADPLRRRRAFEAFLGARLRPVRGLDPQIVRAVRLLEGVAAPWRDDEDSRVAALVAASGRSHRRFIAGFRDAAGLSPKRYARVQRFKRLLRALTATPRPDWAQLALDGGYFDQSHLIREFREFAGVSPRAYLAAAAASPHHLPIGDPQPL